A part of Bufo bufo chromosome 7, aBufBuf1.1, whole genome shotgun sequence genomic DNA contains:
- the LOC121007864 gene encoding uncharacterized PE-PGRS family protein PE_PGRS54-like, with the protein MVYKLLDGFQDFACAYLDDIAIYTGSIDAPSVAGGNDAQSVAGGNNAPYLAGSDDAPSVAGAGSNNAPSGAGSDDAPSVAGGNDVAPVAGGNNAPSVAGAGSDHAPSVAGSNDAPSVAGSNDAPSVAAGSNDVPSVAVSNDAPSIAGAGSNDVAPVGGGNDAPSVAGGNDVAPVAGGNNAPSVAGAGSNNAPSGAGSDDAPSVAGGNDVAPVASAGGNDVAPVAGGNNAPSVAGGNDAPSVAAGSNDAPSVAGSDDAQSVAGSDDAPSVADSDDAPSVAGAGGNNAPSGAGSDDAPSVAGGNDVAPVAGGNNAQSVAGGNDAPSVAAGSNNAPSGAGSDDAPSVAGGNDVAPVAGAGGNDVAPVAGGNNAPSVAGGNDAPSVAAGSNNAPSGAGSDDAPSVAGGNDVAPVAGGNDAPSVAGAGSNNAQSVAGSDDAPSVAGSDDAPYVAGSDDAPSVAGAGSNNAPSGAGSDDAPSVAGCNDVAPVAGGNDAPSVAGGNDVAPVAGGNNAPSVAGAGSNDVAPVGGGNDAPSVAGGNDVAPVAGGNNAPSVASGNDAPSVAAGSNNAPSGAGSDDAPSVAGGNEVAPVAGGNDAPSVAGASGNDAPYLAGSDDAPSVAGGNDVAPVAGGNNAPSVAGAGSNNAPSGAGSDDAPSVAGGNDVAPVAGAGGNDVAPVAGGNNAPSVAGGNDAPSVAAGSDDAPSVAGGNDALSVAGGNDAPSLAGSNDAPSVAGSDDAQSVAGSDDAPSVAAGSNNAPSGAGSDDAPSVAGGNDVAPVAGGNDAPSVAGAGGNDVAPVAGGNNAPSVAGAGSIDAPSVAGSDDAPSVAGGNDAQSVAGGNDAPYLAGSDDAPSVVGAGGNNAPSGAGSDDAPSVAGGNDVAPVAGGNNAPSVAGAGSNNAPSGAGSDDAPSVAGGNDVAPVAGAGGNDVAPVAGGNNAPSVAGGNDAPSVAAGSNNAPSGAGSDDAPSVAGCNDVAPVAGGNDAPSVAGGNDVAPVAGGNNAPSVAGAGSNDAPSVAGSNDAPSVAGSDDAPSVADSDDAPSVAGAGSNDVPSVAVSNDAPSIAGAGSNDVAPVGGGNDAPSVAGGNDVAPVAGGNNAPSVAGAGSNNAPSGAGSDDAPSVAGGNDVAPVAGAGGNDVAPVAGGNNAPSVAGGNDAPSVAAGSNNAPSGAGSDDAPSVAGGNDVAPVAGGNDAPSVAGGFQTALTYAGKYLLLPLFPY; encoded by the exons ATGGTGTATAAGCTCCTCGATGGCTTCCAGGATTTTGCATGTGCATACCTGGACGACATTGCGATCTACA ctggtagtATTGATGCTCCATCTGTAGCCGGTGGTAACGATGCTCAATCTGTAGCTGGTGGTAACAATGCTCCATATTTAGCTGGTAGTGacgatgctccatctgtagctggtg ctggtagtAACAATGCTCCATCTGGAGCTGGTAGTGacgatgctccatctgtagctggtggtAACGATGTTGCACCTGTAGCTGGTGGTAACaatgctccatctgtagctggtg ctggtagtgaCCATGCTCCCTCTGTAGCTGGTAGTaacgatgctccatctgtagctggtagtAACGATGCTCcctctgtagctg CTGGTAGTAACGATGTTCCATCTGTAGCTGTTAGTAACGATGCTCCATCTATAGCTGGTG ctggtagtAACGATGTTGCACCTGTAGGTGGTGGTaacgatgctccatctgtagctggtggtAACGATGTTGCACCTGTAGCTGGTGGTAACaatgctccatctgtagctggtg ctggtagtAACAATGCTCCATCTGGAGCTGGTAGTGacgatgctccatctgtagctggtggtAACGATGTTGCACCTGTAGCTAGTG ctggtggtAACGATGTTGCACCTGTAGCTGGTGGTAACaatgctccatctgtagctggtggtaacgatgctccatctgtagctg CTGGTAGTAACGATGCTCcctctgtagctggtagtgaCGATGCTCAGTCTGTAGCTGGTAGTGACGATGCTCCCTCTGTAGCTGATAGTGacgatgctccatctgtagctggtg ctggtggtAACAATGCTCCATCTGGAGCTGGTAGTGacgatgctccatctgtagctggtggtAACGATGTTGCACCTGTAGCTGGTGGTAACAATGCTCAATCTGTAGCTGGTGGTaacgatgctccatctgtagctg ctggtagtAACAATGCTCCATCTGGAGCTGGTAGTGacgatgctccatctgtagctggtggtAACGATGTTGCACCTGTAGCTGGTG ctggtggtAACGATGTTGCACCTGTAGCTGGTGGTAACaatgctccatctgtagctggtggtaacgatgctccatctgtagctg ctggtagtAACAATGCTCCATCTGGAGCTGGTAGTGacgatgctccatctgtagctggtggtAACGATGTTGCACCTGTAGCTGGTGGTaacgatgctccatctgtagctggtg ctggtagtAACAATGCTCAATCTGTAGCTGGTAGTGacgatgctccatctgtagctggtagtGACGATGCTCCATATGTAGCTGGTAGTGacgatgctccatctgtagctggtg ctggtagtAACAATGCTCCATCTGGAGCTGGTAGTGacgatgctccatctgtagctggttGTAACGATGTTGCACCTGTAGCTGGTGGTaacgatgctccatctgtagctggtggtAACGATGTTGCACCTGTAGCTGGTGGTAACaatgctccatctgtagctggtg ctggtagtAACGATGTTGCACCTGTAGGTGGTGGTaacgatgctccatctgtagctggtggtAACGATGTTGCACCTGTAGCTGGTGGTAACAATGCTCCCTCTGTAGCTAGTGGTaacgatgctccatctgtagctg ctggtagtAACAATGCTCCATCTGGAGCTGGTAGTGacgatgctccatctgtagctggtggtAACGAAGTTGCACCTGTAGCTGGTGGTaacgatgctccatctgtagctggtg CTAGTGGTAACGATGCTCCATATTTAGCTGGTAGTGacgatgctccatctgtagctggtggtAATGATGTTGCACCTGTAGCTGGTGGTAACaatgctccatctgtagctggtg ctggtagtAACAATGCTCCATCTGGAGCTGGTAGTGacgatgctccatctgtagctggtggtAACGATGTTGCACCTGTAGCTGGTG ctggtggtAACGATGTTGCACCTGTAGCTGGTGGTAACaatgctccatctgtagctggtggtaacgatgctccatctgtagctg ctggtagtgacgatgctccatctgtagctggtggtAACGATGCTCTATCTGTAGCTGGTGGTAACGATGCTCCCTCTTTAGCTGGTAGTAACGATGCTCcctctgtagctggtagtgaCGATGCTCAGTCTGTAGCTGGTAGTGACGATGCTCcctctgtagctg ctggtagtAACAATGCTCCATCTGGAGCTGGTAGTGacgatgctccatctgtagctggtggtAACGATGTTGCACCTGTAGCTGGTGGTaacgatgctccatctgtagctggtg ctggtggtAACGATGTTGCACCTGTAGCTGGTGGTAACaatgctccatctgtagctggtg CTGGTAGTATTGATGCTCCATCTGTTGCTGGTAGTGacgatgctccatctgtagccGGTGGTAACGATGCTCAATCTGTAGCTGGTGGTAACGATGCTCCATATTTAGCTGGTAGTGACGATGCTCCATCTGTAGTTGGTG ctggtggtAACAATGCTCCATCTGGAGCTGGTAGTGacgatgctccatctgtagctggtggtAACGATGTTGCACCTGTAGCTGGTGGTAACaatgctccatctgtagctggtg ctggtagtAACAATGCTCCATCTGGAGCTGGTAGTGacgatgctccatctgtagctggtggtAACGATGTTGCACCTGTAGCTGGTG ctggtggtAACGATGTTGCACCTGTAGCTGGTGGTAACaatgctccatctgtagctggtggtaacgatgctccatctgtagctg ctggtagtAACAATGCTCCATCTGGAGCTGGTAGTGacgatgctccatctgtagctggttGTAACGATGTTGCACCTGTAGCTGGTGGTaacgatgctccatctgtagctggtggtAACGATGTTGCACCTGTAGCTGGTGGTAACaatgctccatctgtagctggtg CTGGTAGTaacgatgctccatctgtagctggtagtAACGATGCTCcctctgtagctggtagtgaCGATGCTCCCTCTGTAGCTGATAGTGacgatgctccatctgtagctggtg CTGGTAGTAACGATGTTCCATCTGTAGCTGTTAGTAACGATGCTCCATCTATAGCTGGTG ctggtagtAACGATGTTGCACCTGTAGGTGGTGGTaacgatgctccatctgtagctggtggtAACGATGTTGCACCTGTAGCTGGTGGTAACaatgctccatctgtagctggtg ctggtagtAACAATGCTCCATCTGGAGCTGGTAGTGacgatgctccatctgtagctggtggtAACGATGTTGCACCTGTAGCTGGTG ctggtggtAACGATGTTGCACCTGTAGCTGGTGGTAACaatgctccatctgtagctggtggtaacgatgctccatctgtagctg